From Chryseobacterium joostei, the proteins below share one genomic window:
- a CDS encoding type IA DNA topoisomerase, whose product MKLCIAEKPSVARDIAKVLGATTSKQGYMEGNGYCVTWTFGHLCTLKEPHDYGPQYKPWNLFLLPIIPSSFGIKLIPNKGVENQFKVIERLVEECDEVINCGDAGQEGELIQRWVLQKAKCNKPIQRLWISSLTEEAIKEGFASLKPAEDYKNLYLAGNARAIGDWLLGINATRLFTKKFGGNKVVLSIGRVQTPTLAMLVQRQKEIDAFTTEEYWELKTKYRDVIFNAAIDRLKTLERAEKGLEYLKENIFEIVSFEIKEGKEKNPRLFDLTGLQVEANKKYGYSAENTLNYIQSLYEKKHVTYPRVDTTYLSESLYPKIEGILRKMSFYQDLISPLLEAPIPKSKAVFDDAKVTDHHAIIPTEVPPSQNLSREEKLIYDLIAKRFISVFYPECKISNTLVEAKVGTIPFKTSGKQILEPGWRAVYAKEPKEESTDKEKDKEEEQTIPEFIVGESGPHDPMIHQGKTSPPKPYTEATLLRAMETAGKQVEDEELRELLKNNGIGRPSTRANIIETLFKRKYIEKKRKNLIATQTGIQLIDTIEDELLKSPELTGEWESKLRKIEKGEYEANLFKEELIQMVTELTKKVVDGKGKVITLQEEEKEEVKEKKKREPAQKKELQSWEETKCPKCKEHNLIKGKTAVGCSDFKNCGFKITFDIFGKKLSDKQLLDLVLKGKTSKLKGFSTHSDGLTEGVLSLADDFQVQLS is encoded by the coding sequence ATGAAATTATGTATTGCCGAAAAACCCAGTGTTGCCAGAGATATCGCTAAAGTATTAGGGGCTACCACATCCAAGCAGGGCTATATGGAGGGGAACGGATACTGTGTGACATGGACGTTTGGACATCTCTGTACCCTGAAAGAACCTCACGACTACGGTCCCCAGTACAAACCCTGGAACCTGTTTTTGCTTCCTATTATTCCCAGCAGCTTTGGAATAAAGCTGATCCCGAATAAAGGCGTTGAAAATCAGTTTAAAGTAATTGAAAGGCTAGTGGAAGAATGTGATGAGGTCATCAACTGCGGGGATGCCGGGCAGGAAGGAGAACTCATTCAGCGTTGGGTTTTGCAAAAGGCAAAATGCAACAAGCCTATTCAACGTTTATGGATTTCGTCATTGACGGAAGAAGCAATCAAGGAGGGTTTTGCAAGCTTAAAGCCTGCGGAAGATTATAAAAATCTTTATCTGGCCGGAAATGCAAGGGCAATAGGAGACTGGTTACTGGGAATCAATGCTACAAGGCTTTTTACAAAGAAATTTGGAGGGAATAAAGTAGTCCTTTCCATTGGAAGGGTACAAACCCCGACCTTGGCGATGTTGGTGCAGCGTCAGAAAGAAATTGATGCCTTTACCACAGAAGAGTATTGGGAGCTTAAAACAAAATACCGTGACGTTATTTTCAATGCTGCTATTGACAGGTTGAAAACATTGGAACGGGCAGAAAAAGGACTGGAATATCTTAAAGAAAATATTTTTGAGATTGTTTCCTTTGAAATCAAAGAAGGAAAAGAGAAAAATCCAAGGCTTTTTGACTTAACGGGACTTCAGGTAGAAGCCAACAAAAAATATGGATATTCAGCGGAAAACACGTTGAATTATATTCAAAGTCTTTACGAAAAGAAGCATGTAACCTATCCGCGTGTTGATACCACTTACTTATCAGAAAGTCTTTATCCGAAGATTGAAGGAATTCTTAGAAAAATGAGCTTTTATCAGGACCTGATCTCTCCATTACTGGAAGCACCAATTCCTAAATCAAAAGCTGTTTTTGATGATGCAAAAGTAACGGATCACCATGCTATTATTCCTACAGAAGTTCCACCATCTCAAAACCTGAGCAGGGAAGAAAAACTGATCTACGATTTAATTGCGAAGCGTTTTATTTCTGTGTTTTATCCGGAATGTAAGATTTCCAATACATTGGTGGAGGCCAAGGTAGGAACTATTCCTTTTAAAACAAGTGGTAAGCAGATTTTGGAGCCGGGATGGAGAGCGGTGTATGCTAAAGAACCTAAAGAAGAATCTACCGATAAGGAAAAAGATAAAGAAGAGGAACAGACTATTCCTGAATTCATTGTAGGAGAGTCTGGACCACATGATCCTATGATTCACCAGGGAAAAACTTCGCCACCAAAGCCTTATACTGAAGCAACACTGCTTAGGGCAATGGAAACGGCTGGAAAGCAGGTAGAAGATGAAGAATTGCGTGAACTATTGAAGAATAACGGTATCGGAAGACCATCTACCCGTGCGAATATCATCGAAACCCTTTTCAAAAGAAAGTATATTGAAAAGAAAAGAAAAAATCTGATTGCCACTCAAACCGGAATTCAATTGATTGATACCATTGAAGATGAGCTTTTAAAAAGTCCGGAACTAACAGGTGAATGGGAGTCGAAACTTCGTAAAATTGAAAAAGGTGAATACGAAGCCAATCTTTTTAAGGAAGAACTGATTCAGATGGTAACTGAACTTACCAAAAAGGTGGTGGATGGTAAAGGAAAAGTAATTACCCTACAGGAAGAGGAAAAAGAGGAGGTTAAGGAAAAGAAAAAAAGAGAACCCGCTCAGAAGAAAGAGCTTCAGTCCTGGGAAGAAACAAAATGCCCGAAATGTAAAGAACATAATCTGATTAAGGGTAAAACAGCTGTGGGATGTTCTGATTTCAAGAATTGTGGGTTTAAAATTACCTTTGATATTTTCGGGAAAAAACTTTCAGATAAACAACTTTTGGATCTCGTTTTAAAGGGAAAAACTTCAAAGCTAAAAGGATTCAGTACGCATTCTGACGGATTAACGGAAGGAGTTCTTTCTTTAGCAGATGATTTTCAGGTTCAGCTTTCATAA
- a CDS encoding EamA family transporter produces the protein MSNSKNRWLIPLAFTNIYVIWGITFLAISFGLKGFPPFILSGLRFLVAGILMIGYLLSKGEKPNSLINWKKNAITGVLILTGGTGLVAWGEQYVTASEAAISIATGPFWFIAIDRKNWKYYFSDKFIPIGLAIGFAGLILFLKGSVNSSAAHAVANGQIRITAFVVLALSSIAWVLGSLYSKKNPASQSTFMNIAQQLIVAGAASFVIALFRKEWNGFSVSAIPLSAWLGVLFLIFFGSIVAYLSYIWLLSVKPAALVSTHTYINPIVTVIAGWIVANQSINGGQLYGLAVILLGVLLTNVTKYFKLSKRSKVKIRRVRRLFNRTGKRYQPI, from the coding sequence ATGAGCAATTCTAAAAACAGATGGCTGATACCACTGGCATTTACAAACATCTATGTAATATGGGGAATTACGTTTTTAGCTATTTCATTTGGCTTAAAAGGTTTTCCGCCATTCATTCTTTCGGGGCTGAGATTTCTGGTAGCAGGAATTCTGATGATTGGGTACCTCCTATCCAAAGGAGAAAAGCCAAACTCTCTCATTAATTGGAAGAAAAACGCAATCACGGGGGTACTTATCCTTACTGGAGGAACAGGTCTTGTGGCTTGGGGGGAGCAATATGTGACCGCTTCGGAGGCAGCTATTTCCATCGCTACCGGTCCGTTTTGGTTTATTGCCATCGACAGAAAAAACTGGAAATATTATTTTTCAGATAAGTTCATTCCGATTGGGCTGGCTATTGGATTTGCAGGATTAATCCTATTCTTAAAAGGAAGTGTGAATTCAAGTGCAGCACATGCAGTAGCCAACGGCCAAATTCGTATCACGGCATTTGTAGTATTGGCCCTTAGTTCTATTGCATGGGTTTTAGGGTCTTTATATTCTAAGAAAAATCCTGCTTCACAATCTACATTTATGAATATTGCGCAACAACTTATTGTAGCAGGAGCAGCCTCTTTTGTTATTGCTTTATTTAGAAAGGAATGGAACGGTTTTTCGGTTTCAGCAATCCCATTATCAGCATGGTTGGGAGTCCTGTTTTTGATCTTCTTTGGATCTATAGTCGCTTATTTGTCGTACATTTGGCTCTTGTCCGTGAAGCCCGCTGCATTGGTAAGCACCCATACCTACATTAACCCTATTGTTACAGTTATTGCTGGATGGATTGTGGCCAACCAGAGCATAAATGGCGGCCAGCTCTATGGTTTGGCAGTCATATTGCTGGGAGTACTTCTGACTAATGTCACCAAGTATTTCAAACTTTCAAAACGGTCAAAGGTCAAAATCAGACGAGTTAGAAGATTATTTAACAGGACAGGCAAGCGATATCAGCCTATTTAA
- a CDS encoding methionine ABC transporter ATP-binding protein, which yields MIEIRNISKTFHQKKQSFKALDQVSLTIDKGDIVGIIGFSGAGKSTLIRTVNLLERPDEGQVIINGRDFTQLSSKQLAEERKKIGMIFQHFNLLSSRTVFDNIALPLELDRLSKDQINKKVNELLKIVGLEDKAQDYPRSLSGGQKQRVAIARALANDPHLLLCDEATSALDPVTTQSILQLLKDINQRLGITILLITHEMDVIKAVCNHVAVIDQGKLLAKGTLSEIISDRKNPVIQQFINSDIMTLPQELSNRLQKEPQDGLFPLVEIELNENISVEQLLSTLYNEYKIPYKLLKADVEYFGNSNFGKLLLQLQGEAEKNQQAIYYFNQNKIQNTVKGYA from the coding sequence ATGATAGAAATCAGAAACATATCAAAAACATTCCACCAGAAAAAACAGTCTTTCAAGGCACTGGATCAGGTGAGTCTTACTATAGATAAAGGGGATATCGTAGGAATTATCGGGTTTTCCGGTGCAGGAAAAAGTACACTGATCCGTACCGTAAACCTATTGGAAAGACCAGATGAAGGACAGGTAATTATTAATGGAAGAGACTTTACCCAATTAAGTTCTAAACAATTGGCTGAGGAACGTAAAAAAATAGGAATGATCTTCCAGCACTTTAATCTTCTTTCTTCAAGAACTGTTTTTGATAATATAGCGCTTCCTTTGGAGCTGGATCGTCTCAGCAAGGATCAAATTAATAAGAAAGTCAACGAATTACTGAAAATTGTAGGCCTTGAAGATAAAGCCCAAGATTATCCCAGAAGTCTTTCGGGAGGTCAAAAACAAAGAGTAGCGATTGCAAGAGCATTAGCCAACGATCCTCACCTCTTACTTTGTGATGAAGCAACAAGTGCACTTGACCCAGTGACTACACAATCTATTTTACAATTGCTAAAGGATATTAATCAAAGACTTGGTATAACCATTCTTCTGATTACCCATGAAATGGATGTTATAAAGGCTGTTTGTAATCACGTTGCCGTTATAGACCAAGGAAAATTATTAGCAAAAGGAACTTTAAGTGAGATCATTTCGGATAGAAAAAATCCGGTGATTCAACAATTTATAAATTCAGACATCATGACCCTGCCACAGGAACTCAGTAACAGACTGCAGAAAGAGCCACAGGATGGTTTATTTCCGCTGGTTGAAATAGAACTTAACGAAAACATAAGTGTTGAACAACTTCTTTCAACTTTATATAATGAATACAAAATCCCTTACAAACTTTTGAAAGCGGATGTAGAATATTTTGGAAACTCCAACTTTGGAAAACTATTGCTGCAACTTCAGGGAGAAGCTGAGAAAAACCAGCAGGCCATCTATTATTTTAATCAAAATAAAATTCAAAATACAGTAAAAGGATATGCTTAG
- the metI gene encoding methionine ABC transporter permease MetI: MLSDTVIALLAKGTWETVYMTFVSGFFGFVLGLPVGILLFLTRKGQLLENVAYHRTLSILVNIFRAIPFIILIVWMIPFTRILAGTSIGVNAALVPLSVGAAPFIARLVENSLIEVPHGLIETARALGASPFQIIKKVLLPEALPSLINNATITLITLVGYSAMGGAVGAGGLGQVGYQYGYIGYDIVIMNTVLVLLVLLVFIIQFMGDRLSKKFDHR, from the coding sequence ATGCTTAGTGATACGGTAATTGCCCTTTTGGCAAAAGGAACCTGGGAAACGGTTTATATGACATTTGTGTCCGGTTTTTTTGGTTTTGTTTTAGGTCTTCCGGTGGGAATTCTCTTGTTTTTAACAAGAAAAGGACAACTGCTTGAAAATGTAGCCTATCACAGGACTTTATCTATTTTGGTTAATATTTTTCGTGCCATCCCATTCATTATCTTAATTGTATGGATGATTCCTTTTACAAGGATTTTGGCAGGAACGTCCATTGGGGTAAATGCGGCATTGGTTCCATTAAGTGTGGGAGCAGCTCCTTTTATTGCAAGATTGGTAGAAAACAGTCTTATTGAGGTTCCTCATGGGCTGATAGAAACAGCCAGAGCCTTGGGTGCTTCACCATTTCAGATTATCAAAAAGGTATTGCTTCCGGAAGCGCTCCCATCATTAATTAATAATGCCACCATCACTTTAATCACTTTGGTAGGCTATTCTGCAATGGGTGGTGCTGTAGGAGCCGGTGGATTGGGACAGGTTGGATATCAATATGGTTACATTGGGTATGATATTGTGATTATGAACACTGTCTTGGTATTACTGGTTCTTTTGGTATTTATCATCCAGTTTATGGGAGACCGATTGTCTAAGAAATTTGACCATAGATAA
- the metQ gene encoding methionine ABC transporter substrate-binding lipoprotein MetQ: MKKIKIIGLLAAGALLFSACSGRKDDPNFIRVGITYGPEQEVAEVAKKVAKEKYNLEVELIPFNDYVVPNEALTNGDIDANAFQHLPYLTEQSKQRGYNLAVVGNTFVYPIVAYSKKIQNISQLQNGSTIVIPNDPTNGGRSLLLLQKNGLLKLKDGIGLLPKVTDITENPRQLKIMEIEGAQIPRVLDDRDVVVGIINNNFAAQAGLDSEKQGIFKEDKDSPYVNLIVTRQDNKNSQKVKTFVKAFQSEEVEKKALEVFKGGAVKGWN; encoded by the coding sequence ATGAAAAAAATAAAAATCATAGGATTATTAGCAGCCGGAGCATTACTTTTTAGTGCCTGTTCAGGAAGAAAGGATGATCCTAACTTTATCAGAGTAGGAATTACCTACGGACCAGAGCAGGAAGTAGCTGAGGTTGCTAAAAAAGTAGCCAAGGAAAAATATAACCTTGAAGTGGAACTTATTCCCTTCAATGATTATGTGGTTCCTAATGAAGCCTTAACCAATGGTGATATTGATGCCAATGCTTTCCAGCATCTTCCTTATTTGACAGAGCAGTCCAAGCAAAGAGGATATAATCTTGCTGTTGTAGGAAATACCTTTGTATACCCTATCGTTGCCTATTCGAAAAAAATTCAAAATATCAGCCAATTGCAGAACGGAAGCACCATCGTTATTCCCAACGACCCTACCAATGGTGGACGTTCATTGCTTTTATTGCAGAAAAATGGTTTACTGAAATTAAAAGACGGTATTGGATTACTGCCAAAAGTTACTGATATCACAGAGAACCCAAGGCAATTGAAAATCATGGAGATTGAGGGGGCACAGATCCCTAGAGTTTTGGATGACAGAGATGTTGTGGTAGGTATTATCAACAATAATTTCGCTGCCCAGGCTGGATTGGATTCGGAAAAACAGGGTATTTTTAAAGAGGATAAAGACTCTCCCTATGTAAATCTTATTGTGACGAGACAGGATAATAAAAACAGCCAGAAAGTAAAGACCTTTGTAAAAGCTTTTCAGTCAGAAGAAGTAGAAAAGAAAGCACTGGAAGTATTTAAAGGAGGTGCTGTAAAAGGATGGAATTAA
- a CDS encoding glycoside hydrolase family 3 C-terminal domain-containing protein, producing the protein MLKKTAIVSLFTFISVSYMAQNNTLPVYLDESKPVEQRIQDALSRMTLEEKVAMLHAQSKFSSPGVPRLGIPEFWTTDGPHGVRPEVMWDEWDQAGWTNDSIIAYPALTALSATWNKNMSWNYGKALGEEARYRKKDILLGPGVNIYRTPLNGRNFEYMGEDPYLTSKMVVPYIKGVQSNGVATSVKHFALNNQEMFRHTSNVNVDDRTLYEIYLPPFKAAVTEGDSWTIMGAYDLYKGQYASQNQYLLNDILKKEWNYKGVVVSDWGAVNNTEQAIHNGLDLEFGSWTNGLSAGTKNAYDNYYLAKPYLDLIKAGKVGTTELDDKVTRLLRLAYKTTMNRNKPFGNVASEEHKAVAKEIGEEGIVLLKNQGNVLPIDINKAKKIAVIGENAIKIMTVGGGSSSLKVKYETLPLDGIKSRFGKQADVQYARGYVGDIGGEYNGVKSGQDLKDTRSEAELLNEAVELAKKSDYVIFVGGLNKADFQDSEGNDRKSYGLPYNQDNVITALAKANKNLAVVLVSGNAVAMPWIKEVPTVLQSWYLGSEAGNSIASVLAGDANPSGKLPFTFPVKLEDNSAHQLGEYPGNKEEFAAGKGKDQKNPINITYNEGVFVGYRWHDTKNIKPLFSFGHGLSYTTFEFGKAKANKVTLSQNDTITFTVTVKNTGKKAGAEVAQLYISDLKSSVPRPAKELKGFEKVYLNPGEQKEVTFKIDKTALSYFDAGKHDWIAEPGDFEALIGNSSDAIKTKVKFTLK; encoded by the coding sequence ATGTTAAAGAAAACCGCCATTGTAAGTTTATTCACCTTTATTTCTGTTTCTTATATGGCCCAGAACAATACTTTACCCGTTTATTTAGATGAATCTAAACCGGTAGAACAGCGTATTCAAGATGCCCTTTCCAGAATGACACTGGAAGAGAAAGTAGCTATGCTTCATGCACAATCAAAGTTCAGCTCGCCAGGTGTTCCAAGATTAGGAATTCCTGAATTCTGGACTACAGATGGGCCTCATGGGGTGCGCCCTGAAGTAATGTGGGACGAATGGGACCAAGCCGGATGGACTAATGACTCCATTATCGCCTACCCTGCCCTAACCGCTCTATCCGCTACATGGAATAAGAACATGTCATGGAACTACGGTAAGGCATTAGGAGAAGAAGCCCGTTATAGAAAAAAAGATATTCTTTTAGGACCTGGAGTTAACATCTACAGAACTCCTTTAAACGGAAGAAACTTCGAATACATGGGTGAAGATCCTTATTTGACCTCAAAAATGGTAGTTCCTTACATCAAAGGGGTACAATCTAACGGGGTGGCAACTTCTGTAAAGCATTTTGCATTAAATAATCAGGAAATGTTCCGCCATACCAGCAATGTAAATGTGGATGACAGAACGCTTTATGAAATTTATCTTCCACCTTTCAAAGCAGCAGTAACTGAAGGCGATTCCTGGACAATCATGGGAGCTTATGATCTTTATAAAGGTCAATATGCCAGCCAGAACCAATATCTTTTGAATGATATCTTAAAGAAAGAATGGAATTACAAAGGCGTAGTGGTTTCCGACTGGGGTGCTGTAAATAATACCGAACAAGCTATTCATAACGGGTTGGATCTTGAATTTGGAAGCTGGACAAACGGTCTTTCTGCCGGAACAAAAAATGCCTACGATAATTATTATCTGGCAAAACCTTATCTCGATTTAATTAAAGCAGGAAAAGTAGGAACTACAGAATTGGACGATAAAGTAACACGATTACTCCGTCTTGCCTACAAAACCACAATGAACAGAAACAAACCTTTCGGGAATGTAGCTTCTGAAGAACATAAGGCAGTAGCAAAGGAAATTGGAGAAGAGGGAATTGTTTTGCTTAAAAATCAGGGAAATGTACTTCCTATAGACATCAACAAGGCTAAAAAAATTGCCGTTATTGGTGAAAATGCCATTAAAATAATGACTGTAGGTGGTGGTTCATCATCATTGAAAGTAAAATATGAAACGCTTCCTTTAGACGGCATTAAATCCAGATTCGGAAAACAAGCCGATGTACAATATGCAAGAGGCTATGTAGGAGATATTGGAGGAGAATATAACGGGGTAAAATCCGGACAGGATCTAAAAGACACCCGTTCTGAAGCTGAACTATTGAATGAGGCTGTAGAATTAGCAAAAAAATCTGACTATGTAATTTTTGTGGGTGGACTCAACAAGGCAGACTTCCAGGACAGCGAAGGGAACGACAGAAAAAGCTATGGTTTACCTTACAATCAGGATAACGTTATTACAGCTCTTGCAAAAGCGAATAAAAACCTTGCAGTGGTTTTAGTTTCAGGAAATGCTGTAGCTATGCCTTGGATCAAAGAAGTTCCAACTGTTTTACAATCTTGGTATCTGGGTTCTGAGGCCGGAAACTCCATCGCTTCTGTTTTAGCAGGAGATGCCAATCCATCAGGAAAGCTTCCGTTTACATTTCCGGTAAAACTGGAAGACAATTCAGCTCATCAACTTGGGGAATACCCGGGAAATAAAGAAGAATTTGCTGCAGGAAAAGGAAAAGATCAGAAAAACCCAATCAATATCACCTATAATGAAGGTGTTTTTGTAGGATACCGTTGGCATGATACCAAAAACATTAAGCCTCTTTTCAGTTTCGGACACGGTTTGAGCTATACAACCTTTGAATTTGGGAAAGCAAAAGCGAATAAAGTAACCTTGTCACAAAATGACACCATCACCTTTACCGTGACGGTTAAAAATACAGGAAAGAAAGCCGGTGCTGAAGTTGCTCAACTTTATATCAGTGATTTAAAATCATCCGTTCCCCGTCCTGCAAAGGAACTGAAAGGGTTTGAAAAAGTATATTTAAACCCCGGTGAACAGAAAGAAGTAACTTTTAAAATCGATAAAACAGCATTAAGTTATTTTGATGCCGGAAAACACGATTGGATTGCAGAACCTGGAGATTTTGAAGCATTGATCGGAAATTCTTCAGATGCCATTAAAACAAAAGTGAAGTTTACGTTGAAATAA
- a CDS encoding outer membrane beta-barrel protein: protein MKVILFPIALLTGSLSFAQSQAPAVKDTTKGNAKEIEAVTIVARKPTVESKVDRTVFNVANSAIVAGNTTWDVLRMTPLVSIDNSDAVKAEGQSVTVYINDRKSVFTGKELKEYLKTIPADNLLKIEVITSPSSRYEATGSVINIVLKKRDDEGLKGSISLSNRQSTKNTQYSNFNLNYHKKKFTQTLIGSYAHNNYVQKGSSNLVFYADNTLNRDLSYETISKSETPSLSSTSEFALNDKNNIGLVLEYNQSRNLSWSNTDGREYDYDKKDFVNYHQAQTANGFYRNLGTNAFYKYYDKEKNRILDVNLGTNYSGNDNNDLINKTIVNDPKVKEIGSINNAQMRNYYLKVDYTQPLGKSWGTIEVGAKTEFNNHVIPNNLYGYSLGTSGYEGLSTGDKFHYEDNITSVYANYSRTFFKKLETRIGLRYEYIDFKTRQDVAGAERKDRYGTFLPNLLLKYSFSDKYDLSLTYDRKIWRPWYSEFNPFLTPSIDGTYSRGNMDLNPNPNDRLYLKFGILKKYFISARYMYTNQDYWTTYTSEGGRNVSYPGNFNGRVEKYYIFANTNQNFLKNKLNLNVGFGWYYIDNHDFNLKNDIDGKAYINYWGGSANLSYTNLFNKNINLSAWMEISNQNNGNTQANNTNVFHNISITKIFPKTQMEASIQLMNIFKRPYSDDITYNQGGTVRRYELWDWYGVNVTFVKRFGNQKVKENTKTDVEKNAGGAK, encoded by the coding sequence ATGAAAGTAATATTATTTCCAATTGCATTATTAACAGGTTCTTTGTCTTTTGCACAGTCTCAGGCTCCGGCTGTGAAGGATACTACAAAAGGTAATGCAAAAGAGATTGAAGCGGTAACCATTGTGGCGAGAAAACCTACAGTAGAGTCTAAAGTAGACCGAACTGTCTTTAATGTGGCCAACAGTGCCATTGTAGCCGGAAATACAACATGGGATGTTCTGAGAATGACACCTCTGGTAAGCATTGATAACAGTGATGCTGTAAAGGCGGAAGGGCAGTCGGTAACGGTTTATATTAATGACAGAAAATCTGTTTTTACAGGAAAAGAATTAAAGGAATATCTTAAAACCATTCCCGCGGATAATCTATTGAAGATTGAAGTGATTACTAGCCCGTCTTCACGATATGAAGCTACGGGTTCCGTTATTAATATTGTTTTGAAGAAACGTGATGATGAAGGATTAAAAGGAAGTATTTCACTAAGCAACAGACAAAGTACAAAAAATACACAGTATTCTAACTTTAACCTGAATTATCATAAGAAGAAATTTACTCAGACTCTGATTGGAAGTTATGCCCATAATAATTACGTACAAAAAGGCTCCAGTAACCTTGTGTTTTATGCAGACAATACTTTGAACAGAGATTTAAGTTATGAAACCATTTCAAAAAGTGAAACCCCATCACTTTCCTCAACTTCTGAATTTGCATTGAATGATAAAAATAATATAGGGCTTGTTCTGGAATATAATCAGAGCAGAAACTTGTCATGGTCCAATACTGACGGAAGAGAGTATGATTATGATAAAAAAGACTTTGTAAATTATCATCAGGCTCAAACTGCTAATGGTTTTTATCGTAATCTGGGTACCAATGCTTTTTATAAGTATTATGATAAAGAGAAAAATAGAATTCTGGATGTAAATCTAGGGACCAATTATTCAGGAAATGATAATAATGATCTCATCAATAAAACAATAGTGAACGATCCTAAGGTTAAAGAAATAGGATCCATAAACAATGCCCAGATGCGTAATTATTACCTGAAAGTGGATTATACCCAACCTTTAGGGAAATCCTGGGGAACTATTGAGGTAGGAGCAAAAACAGAATTCAACAACCATGTTATTCCTAATAACCTTTATGGATACAGTCTTGGGACTTCTGGGTATGAAGGGCTTTCTACAGGGGATAAGTTCCATTATGAAGATAATATTACTTCTGTATATGCTAATTATAGTAGAACATTTTTCAAGAAGTTGGAAACCAGAATTGGACTTCGATATGAATATATTGATTTTAAGACAAGACAAGATGTAGCAGGAGCTGAAAGAAAAGACCGCTATGGTACTTTTCTTCCTAATTTATTGCTGAAATACAGCTTCTCAGATAAATATGATTTGAGTCTTACTTACGACCGCAAAATCTGGAGACCCTGGTATTCGGAATTCAATCCTTTTTTAACGCCATCCATTGACGGGACGTATTCCAGAGGAAATATGGACTTGAACCCTAACCCTAATGACAGGCTTTACCTGAAGTTTGGAATCCTGAAAAAGTATTTTATTTCTGCAAGATATATGTATACCAATCAGGATTACTGGACCACTTATACCAGTGAAGGCGGAAGAAATGTGTCTTATCCCGGAAACTTCAACGGAAGAGTTGAGAAATATTACATTTTTGCCAATACCAATCAGAATTTTCTTAAAAATAAGCTGAATTTAAATGTCGGATTTGGATGGTATTATATTGATAATCATGATTTCAATTTGAAGAATGATATTGATGGAAAAGCTTATATCAATTATTGGGGCGGTTCTGCCAACCTTTCTTATACCAACCTTTTCAATAAGAACATCAACCTGAGCGCTTGGATGGAAATTTCCAATCAGAACAATGGAAATACCCAGGCTAATAACACCAACGTATTCCATAATATCTCCATCACCAAAATATTTCCAAAAACACAAATGGAAGCCAGTATACAGTTGATGAATATTTTTAAACGACCTTATTCTGATGATATCACTTACAATCAGGGAGGAACAGTAAGAAGATATGAATTGTGGGATTGGTACGGAGTGAATGTTACCTTTGTAAAGCGTTTCGGAAACCAGAAAGTAAAAGAAAACACCAAAACAGATGTAGAGAAAAATGCTGGGGGAGCGAAATAG
- a CDS encoding DUF2652 domain-containing protein translates to MKNTNIQEGIILIPDFSGFTEFVFNTKLYTGEYIVRQLLSTLIDMNDQYFEISEIEGDAILFYRYDENPSYQSISKMLWKMRNAFNKKIKELSKSLSTTIDLSLKFIVHYGAFSQYNIGNFRKLYGKPIVEAHQLLKNGWAEQPSYALFSNSFLESSKNQEPDFNKDKLHLPEVGVIQYFESVN, encoded by the coding sequence ATGAAGAATACAAATATACAAGAGGGTATCATTCTAATTCCGGACTTTAGCGGATTTACCGAGTTTGTGTTCAATACAAAATTGTATACAGGAGAATATATTGTAAGACAACTACTTTCTACACTGATTGATATGAATGATCAGTATTTTGAGATTTCAGAAATTGAAGGAGATGCTATTTTATTTTATCGATACGATGAAAATCCGTCGTACCAGAGTATTTCAAAGATGCTTTGGAAAATGAGAAATGCATTCAATAAAAAAATAAAGGAACTAAGTAAAAGCTTAAGTACAACCATTGATTTGTCTCTGAAGTTTATTGTTCATTATGGGGCGTTTTCACAATACAATATCGGAAATTTCAGAAAATTATATGGAAAACCAATTGTGGAGGCCCATCAGCTTTTGAAAAACGGTTGGGCAGAACAGCCGTCCTATGCATTATTCAGTAATTCCTTTTTGGAAAGCAGCAAAAATCAGGAACCTGATTTTAATAAGGATAAGCTTCATCTGCCGGAAGTAGGTGTTATCCAATATTTTGAGAGTGTAAACTAG